TCGCCCGCTCCACCATCGAACAGCGGCTCGAGAAGGTCGATTCGATTTCGGTCGATCAGACCTTCTGGGGCCGCATCCTGAATTTCGGGCACGTGACCATCCACGGCACGGGCATCAACGCCACGCCGATCAAGAGAATTGCTGATCCGCTGACCTTCCGCCGCAAGGTGGAACAGGCCATCGAAGCCAGAAGGGACGTCGGCTGATGCCGAGCTTGAAGGATCTGAGAAACCGCATCGCTTCGGTCAAGGCGACGCAGAAGATCACCAAGGCCATGCAGATGGTGGCCGCGGCGAAGCTGAAGCGTGCGCAGAACGCGGCCGAAGCAGCCCGCCCCTATGCCGAGAAGATGGAAACGGTGCTGGCCAACCTCACCGGTTCGGTCGCCGGCGCCGACGCGCCGTTGCTGCTGACCGGCACCGGCAAGTCGGACGTGCATCTGCTGGTGGTCTGCACCGCCGAGCGTGGCCTCTGTGGTGCCTTCAACTCGTCCATCGTGCGTCTCGCCCGTGAAAAGGCCCTGGCGCTGCAGGCCGAAGGCAAGACCGTCAAGTTCCTTTGCGTCGGACGCAAGGGCCATGACCTGATCCGCCGCCAGTTCGAGAAGCAGATCGTCGGCTTCATCGAATTCCGCGCCATCAAGCAGCTGTCCTACGCCCAGGCCGAACAGGTCGGCCGCGAGCTTCTGAAGCTGTTCGAGGCGGGCAAGTTCGATGTCGCGACCCTGTTCTTCTCCAAGTTCAAATCGGTGATCTCGCAGATCCCGACCGCCAGCCAGCTGATCCCGGCCCAGGTGCCGGGCGGTGACGCCGGCGGCGCCAAGACCCCTTATGAGTTCGAGCCCGGCGAGGGCGAGATCCTGGCCGACCTGCTGCCGCGCAACATCACGGTGCAGATCTTCAAGGCCATCCTGGAAAACGCCGCGTCCGAGCAGGGTGCCCGCATGTCCTCGATGGACAGCGCCACCCGCAACGCCGGCGAGATGATCAAGAAGCAGACGCTCAAATATAACCGTGCGCGTCAGGCGATGATCACCAAGGAACTCATTGAAATCATCTCGGGCGCCGAGGCGCTCTGAAGCCCCAAATTAGATCGAGGACCGTATCATGGCGAAGAAAGCGACGAGCGCGAAGGCGGCAGGCAGTGTGGGCCGGATCACCCAGGTCATCGGCGCCGTGGTCGACGTCCAGTTCGACGACAATCTGCCGCAGATCCTGAACGCGCTGGAAACCTCCAACAACGGCAACCGCATGGTGCTCGAGGTGGCTCAGCATCTCGGCGAGAACACCGTGCGCTGCATCGCCATGGACACCTCCGAAGGCCTGGTTCGCGGCCAGCCGGTGACCGACACCGGTCTGCCGATCGCGGTGCCGGTCGGTGCCGAGACGCTCGGCCGCATTCTCAACGTCATCGGCGAACCGATCGATGAAGCCGGTCCGGTCAAGACGACCCGCACCCGCGCCATCCACCAGCCGGCTCCCTCGTTTGCCGAGCAGTCGACCGAAGCGGAAATCCTCGTCACCGGCATCAAGGTCGTCGACCTCCTGGCGCCCTATGCCAAGGGCGGCAAGATCGGCCTGTTCGGCGGCGCCGGCGTCGGCAAGACCGTGCTGATCCAGGAACTGATCAACAACGTCGCCAAGGCCCATGGCGGCTATTCGGTGTTCGCCGGCGTCGGCGAGCGCACCCGCGAAGGCAACGATCTCTATCACGAGTTCATCGAGTCCGGCGTCAACAAGAAGGGCGGCGGCGAAGGCTCGAAATGTGCCCTGGTGTTCGGCCAGATGAACGAGCCTCCGGGCGCCCGCGCCCGCGTCGCGCTGTCCGGTCTGACCATCGCCGAGGACTTCCGCGACCAGGGTCAGGACGTGTTGTTCTTCATCGACAACATCTTCCGCTTCACCCAGGCCGGCTCGGAAGTGTCGGCGCTGCTCGGCCGTATCCCTTCGGCGGTCGGCTATCAGCCGACGCTCGCCACCGACATGGGCGCGCTGCAGGAGCGCATCACCACCACCCAGAAGGGCTCGATTACCTCGGTGCAGGCGATCTACGTGCCGGCCGACGACTTGACCGACCCGGCGCCGGCCACCTCGTTTGCCCACTTGGACGCGACCACCGTGCTCAACCGCTCGATCGCGGAAAAGGGCATCTATCCGGCGGTCGATCCGCTCGACTCGACCTCGCGCATGCTCGACGCCCGCGTCATCGGCGAGGAGCATTACCAGGTCGCGCGCAAGGTCCAGCAGACCCTGCAGCGCTACAAGTCGCTGCAGGACATCATCGCGATCCTCGGCATGGACGAGCTGTCGGAAGAG
This portion of the Phreatobacter stygius genome encodes:
- a CDS encoding F0F1 ATP synthase subunit gamma; protein product: MPSLKDLRNRIASVKATQKITKAMQMVAAAKLKRAQNAAEAARPYAEKMETVLANLTGSVAGADAPLLLTGTGKSDVHLLVVCTAERGLCGAFNSSIVRLAREKALALQAEGKTVKFLCVGRKGHDLIRRQFEKQIVGFIEFRAIKQLSYAQAEQVGRELLKLFEAGKFDVATLFFSKFKSVISQIPTASQLIPAQVPGGDAGGAKTPYEFEPGEGEILADLLPRNITVQIFKAILENAASEQGARMSSMDSATRNAGEMIKKQTLKYNRARQAMITKELIEIISGAEAL
- the atpD gene encoding F0F1 ATP synthase subunit beta, with the protein product MAKKATSAKAAGSVGRITQVIGAVVDVQFDDNLPQILNALETSNNGNRMVLEVAQHLGENTVRCIAMDTSEGLVRGQPVTDTGLPIAVPVGAETLGRILNVIGEPIDEAGPVKTTRTRAIHQPAPSFAEQSTEAEILVTGIKVVDLLAPYAKGGKIGLFGGAGVGKTVLIQELINNVAKAHGGYSVFAGVGERTREGNDLYHEFIESGVNKKGGGEGSKCALVFGQMNEPPGARARVALSGLTIAEDFRDQGQDVLFFIDNIFRFTQAGSEVSALLGRIPSAVGYQPTLATDMGALQERITTTQKGSITSVQAIYVPADDLTDPAPATSFAHLDATTVLNRSIAEKGIYPAVDPLDSTSRMLDARVIGEEHYQVARKVQQTLQRYKSLQDIIAILGMDELSEEDKLTVSRARKVERFLSQPFHVAEVFTGAPGKFVDLKDTIKGFGDLCDGKYDYLPEAAFYMVGTIEEAVEKGRKLAAEAA